The following proteins are co-located in the Polymorphospora rubra genome:
- a CDS encoding carbohydrate kinase family protein: MRYAVVLGEALVDLLEGECEGEPVYRRVIGGAPLNVAVGVARLGGTVEFVGSLGDDALADRIREFLTGAGVGQRGVVTVAAPTTLAVATFAGAEPDFRFYGEPPSYGLIDADALDADLVADAAVLYCGSIVLLRPPALAAARHAWALTGGLRVFDPNIRPRLLADEAAWDRQRAVVAEFAATAHLVKLSAADADALYGESPEQVAERLLALGAEGVVVTRGAAGALVAYGTGRVHVPAPVVDAVDATGAGDSVMAALIEGLLRDGLPSDLAGWRGRVDFALRVAALVCESPGGAASMPTHVEVTTRFP, from the coding sequence ATGCGGTACGCGGTGGTGCTCGGTGAGGCCCTGGTCGACCTGCTCGAAGGCGAATGCGAAGGGGAACCGGTCTACCGGCGGGTGATCGGCGGCGCGCCGCTCAACGTCGCGGTCGGCGTCGCCCGGCTCGGCGGCACCGTCGAATTCGTCGGCTCGCTCGGCGACGACGCGCTCGCCGACCGGATCCGCGAGTTCCTCACCGGCGCCGGAGTGGGGCAGCGGGGCGTCGTCACCGTCGCGGCACCGACCACACTCGCGGTCGCCACCTTCGCCGGTGCCGAACCCGACTTCCGCTTCTACGGCGAGCCGCCGTCGTACGGGCTGATCGACGCCGACGCGCTCGACGCCGACCTGGTGGCCGACGCGGCCGTACTCTACTGCGGGTCGATCGTCCTGCTCCGGCCGCCGGCGCTGGCCGCCGCCCGGCACGCCTGGGCGCTGACCGGAGGGCTGCGCGTCTTCGACCCGAACATCCGACCCCGGCTGCTCGCCGACGAGGCGGCCTGGGACCGGCAGCGGGCCGTCGTCGCCGAGTTCGCCGCCACCGCACACCTGGTCAAGCTCAGTGCCGCCGACGCCGACGCGCTCTACGGCGAGAGCCCGGAGCAGGTCGCGGAGCGGCTGCTGGCGCTCGGCGCCGAGGGGGTGGTGGTCACCCGCGGGGCGGCGGGGGCACTGGTCGCGTACGGGACCGGGCGGGTGCACGTGCCGGCCCCGGTGGTCGACGCGGTCGACGCGACGGGCGCCGGTGACTCGGTGATGGCGGCCCTGATCGAGGGACTGCTCCGGGACGGCCTGCCGTCGGACCTGGCCGGCTGGCGGGGCCGGGTCGACTTCGCCCTGCGCGTCGCCGCCCTGGTCTGCGAGTCGCCCGGCGGCGCCGCTTCCATGCCCACCCACGTAGAGGTGACCACCCGCTTCCCCTAA
- a CDS encoding MMPL family transporter, protein MSPLARLGAFTAHRGRRILIAGLLLTLALAGVGATAMGVLVLNRWEAPGSESVQARQLLERDFGTSNANLILLVTTQSGDVDSAEAVAAGTALADELRAEPMVGDVWSYWSQDGDPTLRSTDQRHALVLAYVEGDATTTRAEIRERLLPAYTRTAGPVSVQVAGSEAVSSQVSEQASQDFIRAELLIIPLMAVLLVVLYRRVRLALLTLGVGLFAVFGTLAGLRGLAEITEVSTFAANITLVMGIGLGVDYSLFVIARFREELTRGATVTDAVVTTVRTAGRTVIFSGLTVAAALSVMLAFPYSFLRSFAYAGVLVVVMAVLGALVLLPAALAVLGHRALRRGAAGTTTTGGENGFWYRLGARVMRRPVLFATAGLVLIGILGAPAIGLRIGLPDDRVLPPTASTRQAYDELRANFAQEANDAVHFVAPAGGATPGDAVARYAGELSRVPGVAQVNSTAGVFVSGDRISAAPAVDRLTSTAGQRLEAIPTREVLAGTDVTGLMERLRAVPAPFDELLIGGYPAELTDFRATLMDRVPLVGVLILVVTFVILFLMSGSLLIPVKATVLNLLSLTVMFGALVVIFQNGAFADLLGFTPIGTIDPTFPILIFCVAYGLSMDYEVFMLSRIKERYAETGDNTRAVLEGIQRSAPLVTAAAVILALSFSLYATGDVMYLQMVGIGVAIAVLVDATIIRAILVPAFMRLAGRANWWAPAPLRRLQQRLDPHRTDLVPVNRVGSVDDPVPMEGAVSTGGVVPVGGAVSAGDEAPAAGAVSA, encoded by the coding sequence ATGTCACCACTCGCCCGGCTCGGCGCGTTCACCGCCCACCGCGGGCGCCGCATCCTGATCGCCGGACTGCTGCTCACCCTCGCCCTGGCCGGCGTCGGCGCGACGGCGATGGGCGTACTGGTCCTCAACCGCTGGGAAGCCCCGGGCAGCGAATCCGTCCAGGCCCGCCAGCTGCTCGAACGCGACTTCGGCACCAGCAACGCCAACCTCATCCTGCTGGTCACCACGCAATCGGGCGACGTCGACTCCGCCGAGGCCGTCGCCGCCGGCACCGCCCTCGCCGACGAACTACGCGCCGAACCGATGGTCGGCGACGTGTGGTCGTACTGGTCCCAGGACGGCGACCCGACACTGCGCAGCACCGACCAGCGGCACGCGCTCGTCCTGGCGTACGTCGAAGGCGACGCGACCACCACCCGGGCCGAGATCCGGGAGCGGCTGCTGCCGGCGTACACCCGCACGGCCGGGCCGGTCAGCGTCCAGGTGGCCGGCTCCGAAGCGGTGTCCAGCCAGGTCAGCGAACAGGCGTCGCAGGACTTCATCCGCGCCGAACTGCTCATCATCCCGCTCATGGCGGTGCTGCTGGTGGTGCTCTACCGCCGGGTACGGCTGGCCCTGCTCACCCTCGGCGTCGGCCTGTTCGCGGTGTTCGGCACCCTCGCCGGCCTGCGCGGGCTCGCCGAGATCACCGAGGTCTCCACCTTCGCCGCCAACATCACCCTGGTGATGGGCATCGGGCTCGGCGTCGACTACAGCCTGTTCGTCATCGCCCGGTTCCGGGAGGAACTCACCCGCGGCGCCACCGTGACCGACGCCGTGGTGACCACGGTACGCACCGCCGGCCGTACGGTGATCTTCAGCGGGCTGACCGTCGCCGCCGCCCTGTCGGTGATGCTCGCCTTCCCGTACTCGTTCCTGCGGTCGTTCGCGTACGCCGGGGTGCTCGTCGTCGTCATGGCGGTGCTCGGTGCCCTCGTCCTGCTGCCGGCCGCCCTGGCCGTGCTCGGGCACCGCGCGCTGCGCCGCGGGGCGGCAGGCACCACGACCACCGGCGGGGAGAACGGATTCTGGTACCGGCTCGGCGCCCGGGTCATGCGCCGGCCGGTCCTGTTCGCCACCGCCGGCCTGGTGCTGATCGGCATACTCGGCGCGCCCGCGATCGGGCTGCGCATCGGGCTGCCCGACGACCGCGTCCTGCCACCCACCGCCTCGACCCGGCAGGCGTACGACGAACTGCGGGCCAACTTCGCCCAGGAGGCCAACGACGCCGTCCACTTCGTCGCCCCGGCCGGCGGCGCCACCCCCGGCGACGCGGTGGCCCGGTACGCCGGCGAACTGTCCCGGGTGCCCGGTGTCGCGCAGGTCAACTCGACCGCCGGCGTCTTCGTGTCCGGCGACCGGATCTCCGCCGCACCGGCCGTCGACCGGCTGACCAGCACGGCCGGGCAGCGCCTGGAGGCGATCCCGACCCGGGAGGTGCTCGCCGGGACCGACGTCACCGGCCTGATGGAGCGGCTGCGGGCCGTACCGGCGCCGTTCGACGAGCTGCTGATCGGCGGCTACCCGGCCGAACTGACCGACTTCCGGGCCACGCTGATGGACCGGGTGCCGCTGGTCGGCGTACTCATCCTGGTCGTCACCTTCGTGATCCTCTTCCTGATGTCCGGCAGCCTGCTGATCCCGGTCAAGGCCACCGTGCTCAACCTGCTGAGCCTGACGGTGATGTTCGGTGCGCTCGTCGTGATCTTCCAGAACGGGGCCTTCGCCGACCTGCTCGGCTTCACCCCGATCGGTACGATCGACCCGACCTTCCCGATCCTGATCTTCTGCGTCGCGTACGGACTCTCGATGGACTACGAGGTCTTCATGCTGTCGCGGATCAAGGAACGGTACGCGGAGACCGGCGACAACACCCGTGCCGTCCTCGAAGGCATCCAGCGCAGCGCGCCGCTGGTCACCGCCGCCGCGGTCATCCTCGCCCTGTCCTTCTCGCTCTACGCGACCGGCGACGTCATGTACCTCCAGATGGTCGGCATCGGGGTCGCGATCGCCGTCCTCGTCGACGCCACCATCATCCGGGCGATCCTGGTGCCGGCCTTCATGCGGCTCGCCGGCCGCGCCAACTGGTGGGCGCCGGCCCCGCTGCGCCGGCTGCAACAGCGCCTCGACCCGCACCGCACCGACCTGGTGCCGGTGAACCGTGTGGGTTCGGTCGACGACCCGGTGCCGATGGAGGGTGCGGTGTCGACGGGCGGCGTGGTGCCCGTGGGCGGTGCGGTGTCGGCCGGCGACGAGGCGCCGGCGGCTGGCGCTGTGTCGGCGTGA
- a CDS encoding TetR/AcrR family transcriptional regulator codes for MADTRPVRRQARGERRIAEILDAALGLFAEVGYDAATTNAIAARAGISPGSLYQFFRNKEAIAQALSERLVEGTRKAHGAAFADRPVAGLPLDELIDLMLDPLIEFNVSNPGAKTLFGNTDMPAQLAAATRPLHEAVTRRVTAVITARAPHLAPAAAERTATVVVQIVKGMMPPVVAADDDERAALVTELKRVIRGYLAPLEDTPA; via the coding sequence GTGGCCGATACCCGCCCCGTCCGCCGGCAGGCCCGCGGTGAACGCCGGATCGCCGAGATCCTCGACGCCGCGCTGGGCCTGTTCGCCGAGGTCGGCTACGACGCCGCCACCACCAACGCGATCGCCGCCCGGGCCGGCATCTCCCCCGGCTCGCTCTACCAGTTCTTCCGCAACAAGGAGGCGATCGCGCAGGCGCTGTCGGAACGTCTCGTCGAGGGGACGCGGAAGGCGCACGGCGCCGCCTTCGCCGACCGACCGGTGGCCGGCCTGCCGCTCGACGAACTCATCGACCTGATGCTCGATCCGTTGATCGAGTTCAACGTGTCGAACCCGGGCGCGAAGACGCTGTTCGGCAACACCGACATGCCGGCCCAACTGGCGGCCGCGACCCGGCCGCTGCACGAGGCGGTCACCCGGCGGGTCACCGCTGTGATCACCGCCCGCGCCCCGCACCTGGCCCCCGCGGCGGCCGAGCGCACGGCGACCGTGGTCGTACAGATCGTCAAGGGCATGATGCCGCCTGTCGTCGCGGCCGACGACGACGAGCGCGCCGCCCTGGTGACCGAACTCAAGCGGGTCATCCGCGGCTACCTGGCACCGCTCGAGGACACTCCGGCCTGA
- a CDS encoding lytic polysaccharide monooxygenase auxiliary activity family 9 protein gives MLTAGVVSVVNQTAAWSHGAAMAPGSRTYLCWKDGLSPQGNIQPINPACTAAVNQGGANPLYNWFSVLRSDANGRTTGFIPDGQLCSGGNPVFSAYDAARTDWPLTHLTAGANFNYRYSNWAHHPGTFYFYVTKNSWSPTRPLAWSDLEEQPFLTVTNPPQNGAVGTNEGHYYFSGNLPSNKSGRHIIYSRWVRSDSQENFFGCSDVTFDGGNGEVTGLGRGGSSPNPTTPPPTTPPTTPPPTTPPPTGSGCTATHTVVSSWNGGYQGEVKITNTGGSSIGNWTAKWTLAAGQSIGTLWSGTHTVSGSQVTVTNAAWNGSLAPGGSTTFGFTASGTSGSPTVTCTT, from the coding sequence ATGTTGACCGCCGGCGTCGTGTCGGTGGTCAACCAGACCGCGGCCTGGTCGCACGGTGCCGCCATGGCACCCGGCAGCCGTACCTACCTGTGCTGGAAGGACGGCCTCAGCCCGCAGGGCAACATCCAGCCGATCAACCCCGCCTGTACGGCCGCGGTGAACCAGGGCGGCGCCAACCCGCTCTACAACTGGTTCAGCGTGCTGCGGTCGGACGCGAACGGCCGGACGACCGGGTTCATCCCGGACGGCCAGCTGTGCAGCGGCGGCAACCCGGTGTTCTCGGCGTACGACGCGGCCCGCACCGACTGGCCGCTGACGCACCTGACCGCCGGCGCCAACTTCAACTACCGGTACAGCAACTGGGCGCACCACCCGGGCACCTTCTACTTCTACGTGACGAAGAACAGCTGGAGCCCGACCCGGCCGCTGGCCTGGAGCGACCTGGAGGAGCAGCCGTTCCTCACGGTGACCAACCCGCCGCAGAACGGCGCGGTCGGCACCAACGAGGGGCACTACTACTTCAGCGGCAACCTGCCGTCGAACAAGAGCGGCCGGCACATCATCTACTCGCGGTGGGTCCGCTCCGACAGCCAGGAGAACTTCTTCGGCTGCTCGGACGTGACCTTCGACGGCGGCAACGGCGAGGTCACCGGCCTCGGCCGCGGTGGCAGCAGCCCGAACCCCACCACCCCGCCGCCGACCACCCCGCCCACCACCCCGCCGCCCACCACCCCGCCGCCGACCGGCTCCGGCTGCACGGCGACGCACACGGTGGTCAGCTCCTGGAACGGCGGCTACCAGGGCGAAGTGAAGATCACCAACACCGGTGGTTCGAGCATCGGCAACTGGACCGCCAAGTGGACCCTGGCGGCCGGCCAGAGCATCGGCACCCTCTGGAGCGGCACACACACGGTGAGCGGTTCGCAGGTGACGGTGACCAACGCGGCCTGGAACGGCAGCCTGGCCCCGGGAGGCTCGACCACCTTCGGCTTCACCGCCAGCGGCACGAGCGGATCACCGACGGTGACCTGCACGACGTAA